Proteins found in one Amphiura filiformis chromosome 14, Afil_fr2py, whole genome shotgun sequence genomic segment:
- the LOC140170162 gene encoding uncharacterized protein isoform X2 has translation METRDRAKLMQNSDAIKAELEVDHVLLYLSGTVLTPFECDKIHGGRTRVEKVTRLLSILQTKGSLAFQHFRYSLKERYPLLVKKLDDTAMRETPIVSSAEGRRRIFKRWDSLVLNLKADEVMSYLQSENILTDADCKRIKASVTKEDQARVLLDMIPEKGDRAYQHFTIAVKAQQPKLGDLLEKEEGS, from the coding sequence ATGGAGACTCGTGATCGTGCCAAACTTATGCAAAATTCCGATGCCATAAAAGCCGAACTTGAAGTTGATCATGTATTACTTTATCTGAGCGGCACCGTACTGACACCGTTTGAGTGCGATAAAATCCACGGTGGCAGAACCAGAGTGGAAAAAGTCACCCGACTTCTCAGCATCTTACAGACAAAAGGATCTCTTGCATTCCAGCACTTCCGCTATTCGCTCAAGGAACGTTATCCTCTTCTCGTCAAGAAGCTCGACGACACTGCCATGCGTGAAACGCCCATCGTGAGTTCTGCAGAGGGCCGTAGAAGAATCTTCAAGCGTTGGGATTCACTTGTTCTGAACTTGAAAGCTGATGAAGTTATGAGTTATTTGCAAAGTGAAAATATTTTAACTGATGCTGATTGCAAAAGAATTAAAGCAAGTGTGACTAAAGAAGATCAGGCACGAGTTTTGTTGGACATGATCCCAGAGAAGGGTGATCGCGCTTATCAGCACTTTACAATAGCCGTCAAAGCACAACAACCCAAGTTAGGAGACCTTTTAGAGAAAGAAGAAGGCTCCTAA
- the LOC140170162 gene encoding uncharacterized protein isoform X1, translating into MRTIPNGTPETEVRKMETRDRAKLMQNSDAIKAELEVDHVLLYLSGTVLTPFECDKIHGGRTRVEKVTRLLSILQTKGSLAFQHFRYSLKERYPLLVKKLDDTAMRETPIVSSAEGRRRIFKRWDSLVLNLKADEVMSYLQSENILTDADCKRIKASVTKEDQARVLLDMIPEKGDRAYQHFTIAVKAQQPKLGDLLEKEEGS; encoded by the coding sequence CCGGAGACTGAGGTCCGCAAGATGGAGACTCGTGATCGTGCCAAACTTATGCAAAATTCCGATGCCATAAAAGCCGAACTTGAAGTTGATCATGTATTACTTTATCTGAGCGGCACCGTACTGACACCGTTTGAGTGCGATAAAATCCACGGTGGCAGAACCAGAGTGGAAAAAGTCACCCGACTTCTCAGCATCTTACAGACAAAAGGATCTCTTGCATTCCAGCACTTCCGCTATTCGCTCAAGGAACGTTATCCTCTTCTCGTCAAGAAGCTCGACGACACTGCCATGCGTGAAACGCCCATCGTGAGTTCTGCAGAGGGCCGTAGAAGAATCTTCAAGCGTTGGGATTCACTTGTTCTGAACTTGAAAGCTGATGAAGTTATGAGTTATTTGCAAAGTGAAAATATTTTAACTGATGCTGATTGCAAAAGAATTAAAGCAAGTGTGACTAAAGAAGATCAGGCACGAGTTTTGTTGGACATGATCCCAGAGAAGGGTGATCGCGCTTATCAGCACTTTACAATAGCCGTCAAAGCACAACAACCCAAGTTAGGAGACCTTTTAGAGAAAGAAGAAGGCTCCTAA